DNA from Pseudomonadota bacterium:
CGTAGATGCAGATCCGGGACGTGCCGGCCGTATCCAGCAACTCAAAGGGCAGGTACGTTCAGGAAGTTATAGCGCTGATTCAACAAAGGTCGCGCTGGCTGTTATGCGCGACCTCGGATAATTAAGGCTCCATTTCATCATAACTATTAAAGAGAATACTCATGCACCTTATTAAGGAGCGTCTTATAACTTATTCCTAGGATCTCTGCGGTCCTGCTCTTATTGCCGTTGGTAAGGTGCAACACCCGCGCAATTGCCTCAACCTCTGACTTGCGAATGGCTGCTGCTGAGATCTCAGGTAGGGTTCGTATAGCCTCCGTGATCGCTTGCAGGTTAAGCGGCACGTTAATACCGAGATCCTCAGACCTGACGCAGCCCTCTGCCATCAGCACTCCCCGCTCGATTACATTTTCTAATTCGCGAATATTTCCGGGCCATGGATAGCTCGCAAGCATATCGAGCGCCAATGGCTCAAAAGTTAGATCACTCTTGCCTAGCGCCGTAGAGAAATGTGTAAGCAAGCGCTGCGCCATGGGCCGAATATCCTCAGGTCTCTCACGCAAGGGTGGCATAGCGAGCGTTACAACAGCGATGCGAAAATAAAAGTCCTCACGCATTGCGCCAGAAGCGAGTGCGGCCTCAATTTGACGATTTGTTGCTGCAATGATGCGCGGCATCACCCGTATCTGTTTATTTCCACCGACACGTCGTATCTCCTGCTCCTGTAGCGCTCTTAATAGTTTGACCTGTAATAGTGGGGACATCTCGCCAACTTCATCCAGAAATACAGAGCCCTCAGAGGCCATCTCAAGCACCCCGATTCGGCTCTGTGTTGCACCGGTAAAAGCTCCGGCCTCATGGCCAAAGAACTCACTCTCAAGCAACTCCGCCGGAATGGCTGCGCAGTTGAGCGCTATAAATGGCTTATCGTGCCTGGGGCTATGTTCGTGAATGTAACGAGCACAGACCTCCTTGCCCGTTCCGCTTTCGCCCAGTAATAGAACCGGGGTATCAACACGGGCCACCTGCCTAGCTTGCGCAAGGATCTTCTCGACCGCAGGGGAGGTCGTAAAAACGCCCTGTAATGCGCGCTTCTTACTGGTAATAGTTCGATTGACGATGCGATTATGTTGAATAACCTCACGCACTATGGGTATTAATATATCTGGCACAAAGGGCTTAGTTATAAAATCACTCGCCCCAGACTTCATCGCCTCAACCGCTATATCAACCGAGCCATAAGCGGTCATAAGAAGGAACGGGAGTTGGGGATAATCAACCCGAACGCGCCTTACAAGGTCGAGGCCATTTAGCTTAGGAAGTTTAAAATCGGCTAGGATGCAGCTAATCTGATGCAGGGTTAGCGCATTAAGAGCATCCTCAGCGCTCGACACACCGATGGCGTGGAACCCCTCACGCTCTAGCACCACGCAAAGCACTTCGAGTAGTGAAGGCGTATCATCAACAACTAGGATAGTATCCATACGTACAGATGCCCCAGATAGAATAGTCCTACGGTATGGATCTATCGGTACAACTAGTACTTAACTAAATAGGTGCGCTCTCTACTTAACAACCCCGCAGGCGATTCGAGGCCCTCCACCCCCTAAAGGAGCAGGAGCATCCGCGTAGTTATCCCCTCCCTGATGAATCATAACGCTGCGGTTAGTAATATCAGACACCTGCAAACCAGCTACATACATCTCGGTTGATGCTGTTCCATCGACTGCAACCTCAAGCTTAGGAAGATCCCCTACATGACCCCCGCCGTGTGGTCCCATATGCAGCCCAGTACTATGCGGATCGTAGTGCGCCCCGGCGCTGAGTGCGGAAACTAGCTTCCCCTCCTTCTCCTTAGGTGAACAGTCTGGGTTTTCATGAATATGAAACCCGTGAGCACCAGGGGAGAGCCCCTCTAATTGAGGAGTAATCGCTAGGCCCTGCGCTGAGTCTGTAAAGGTAATGGTACCAATAGAGCTCCCTACCCCCTGGGTATCGACCCTATTTATTTGAACTACGGTGTGGTTGCTTGAGTTAGTCAGGTCAGAGATAAGTGAGCAGCCACTTAAGAGCACACTTAGTGCAACGATCTTTTTCATACCCATCTAAATCCCCTTATCCATTAGCAACAAGTTGGCGAAGCACGTAGGGCAGTATCCCGCCGTGTTTGTAATACTCTACTTCTATACGCGTATCGATACGTAGCTGTAAGCATACCTCAAACGAAGATCC
Protein-coding regions in this window:
- a CDS encoding sigma-54 dependent transcriptional regulator, which gives rise to MDTILVVDDTPSLLEVLCVVLEREGFHAIGVSSAEDALNALTLHQISCILADFKLPKLNGLDLVRRVRVDYPQLPFLLMTAYGSVDIAVEAMKSGASDFITKPFVPDILIPIVREVIQHNRIVNRTITSKKRALQGVFTTSPAVEKILAQARQVARVDTPVLLLGESGTGKEVCARYIHEHSPRHDKPFIALNCAAIPAELLESEFFGHEAGAFTGATQSRIGVLEMASEGSVFLDEVGEMSPLLQVKLLRALQEQEIRRVGGNKQIRVMPRIIAATNRQIEAALASGAMREDFYFRIAVVTLAMPPLRERPEDIRPMAQRLLTHFSTALGKSDLTFEPLALDMLASYPWPGNIRELENVIERGVLMAEGCVRSEDLGINVPLNLQAITEAIRTLPEISAAAIRKSEVEAIARVLHLTNGNKSRTAEILGISYKTLLNKVHEYSL
- the sodC gene encoding superoxide dismutase [Cu-Zn] SodC — encoded protein: MKKIVALSVLLSGCSLISDLTNSSNHTVVQINRVDTQGVGSSIGTITFTDSAQGLAITPQLEGLSPGAHGFHIHENPDCSPKEKEGKLVSALSAGAHYDPHSTGLHMGPHGGGHVGDLPKLEVAVDGTASTEMYVAGLQVSDITNRSVMIHQGGDNYADAPAPLGGGGPRIACGVVK